From the genome of Papilio machaon chromosome 9, ilPapMach1.1, whole genome shotgun sequence, one region includes:
- the LOC106711707 gene encoding cuticle protein LPCP-23, with translation MQGFIVFTALLACAAAAPGLLLAHETPVVAAVHAAPVVHAAVPVVGAKTTITKSSQVVNHGAVVAPVVVKTAVPVVHAAPVVTAVHTPVVHAVHTPVVHAVHTPVVIKTAPAAIAHSSSVVHHGAVVKAVPLVAVH, from the exons ATGCAGGGATTC ATTGTCTTCACCGCTCTCCTGGCTTGTGCCGCTGCGGCCCCTGGCCTTCTCCTGGCTCACGAGACACCTGTGGTGGCAGCGGTCCATGCCGCTCCAGTCGTCCACGCTGCTGTACCAGTAGTAGGCGCTAAGACTACCATAACCAAGAGCAGCCAGGTCGTCAACCACGGAGCCGTGGTTGCCCCAGTCGTTGTTAAGACCGCCGTGCCCGTAGTACATGCTGCCCCAGTGGTCACCGCTGTACACACTCCGGTCGTCCACGCAGTCCACACTCCGGTAGTCCACGCCGTCCACACCCCAGTCGTGATCAAGACCGCGCCCGCCGCGATCGCCCACAGCAGCTCAGTTGTCCATCATGGTGCCGTAGTCAAGGCCGTCCCTCTAGTCGCTGTCCATTAA